Part of the Uloborus diversus isolate 005 chromosome 9, Udiv.v.3.1, whole genome shotgun sequence genome is shown below.
ATTTTAAACTTTAGATTAATGGAAAACTGTACATTGAATGTAGTTGTAAATGTTTATAAAGAGcacattaaattaaaagttttaaaacatagaGATTTTTAACTGTTGAGCTCATGGGTTGATTTAATTATGCTTGCCATATAAGCCAAGtgatatttattttcataataaatttcatatattaagaaaaaaaaaagaattgagtACATAATAATCTAGTCatatctgaaagaaaaaaattctaatgttcAAAAGTACTtgaagtgcccccccccctcaaataccATAAAGACCTCCCTAGAAAAGAGaactctccctaaaaatttcagttgtgCAGTTTGTTCCTTGACCCACCTTTGAGGGCACTCCTGAGCGCTTTGTTCACAAATAATACCAAATCATAAGTATACACCAAATTAAAACCTATTGAATGAATACGAAAAGGATTCTCTTTCGAGagttaaatttcattcatttgactCTTCACCCCTTGTTGCCAAATAATGTAaccattaaattagtttttattctcCACCTCTATGTTATAATTCCatactaaaattttatttcatatcaaATTCTTAAGTTTGATTCattcattgaaattttacatttttaattctcTATCAACAAGAAGTTCCTTTAAAGTATAAATTAGACAATAGTTTGACACTCCGTAACCACTTCTAACTCTATAACTAATtaattcaatcaaaatttttatttctctttaaagatatttttaaaaaaattttacttagctCAATGTAAATTCGTTTTTCATGTAGGTTTCACTTTACAGGAGAGCACACTTCAATGTTAGGATCTAATTTAATAGCGTTTATTGCGCCGTCATATAATAATTAGGCttaaatacttcaaatttttgCTGCGTGTAAAAGAACCTTCACCCCCTTTGAATATCAATGCAACTACTTtgctgtgaaaaaaataaataaaattcagtagTAGTATTGCAGcctttcattttcttatttacaACGGAAAAATACTATCAATGTAGAGTTATGTGtatatttttaagtttctgcGAAAAGTTATGGTGAAGTTAGATCTGTTAGTTTCAAGATTTCCCTCTGGCATCAACTTCTATTACATATATGTAGCTTTTCCTTCCAAATGTTCCCTTGCGCtaactaaaaagtatttttgtgaaaCAATTACATgtatatagtttaaaaaacaaaaaagaaaaaagtcaattGGAAAAAAGTAAGTTACTTGAATGTACTTAAGtacatttttcagaattaaattgacTTTTGCACTGTCTAATTTTTGtattgtaaaaatgtttattatatatGTATTTAAGTACTGGTTTAGACTATTAAAAAGACATAATTTTCAATATGTTAAGTTctaatattctatttttatttagaattatatttgcaatattttatttttgttccaaaATATATTCCATgttattgtttctcttaaaaagttGATTTATTGTTCAAAAAACCTTAAGTTTACCTTATTGCTGTTCTTGTCAGTGCATGTGGtatcaaaaaacagcaaaattcatGCCCACAGTGATGCAGCAAGGGGGGTTTTAGGGCTCAAACTCCCAGAAGGCTTGGATTTTAGCCATGTTGGGGTTTAGTAAGGACTCTTATGACTTCCTTTACGCAGAAGGTGAATTCTTGCTGCACTAGTGTGCTATATGTAAATACATTGTTTTCGGAAAGTTGTAAGAGGAGGGATCAAGATTCAAGCTTGTAACCTTAATAAATAAGTGATGTAATATTCAATTCTAAGTAATTGAATAatagttttctgaagaaaacagCATTTATGAAAACAATACATTATGGAGCCCGAAATCTGGAATGCTCGGGACAACGACCTTTCTGAATTTTGgattgactaaaaaaactaaaagctcTCCTGTCATGTAGTATTTGTCACAGTTTTCCTACTTTCGCTTATGCTTGCGCTAAATTCCTTTTTTGATCAATCTGATGAAAGTGTACTTCAATATGCTGAAacaaaagtttcatataatttgcagtGACATGGATCGGCGAATATTGCTTTATATTATTATGCAATATGCCCtcgatacaataaataaattatatttttattaaaaataattttgtaccttTGTTCAATAGGCTTTCAATTACATACTTAGGAGAAGAAGAAAATAATCATCGTTAATGGAAAGTAGATGTTAAAAGATAGCTGCACAATTACAGAAAAAGGCTTTTTTGTGCATTACATGTgccatcaaaaaacattttttaaaccagaaaacttttaaaactgataaaaaatgggaatgtttaagggaaaaaagttacattCCAAACTTGGGGTGTCATACTGTAtactaaagaataaaaaaaaagaaagcatagTAAAAAATGATTGTATTTAAAGGTGTGATATTTGTCTTTGTACAGAAGATAAATtagccctcccccccctcccatacACTAAAGAATTTATTCACTTGGCTTAGTTGGTACATTCCAGTTAGTGAACCTAATTTGTAAAATTAGAATAActcatttgactatttttcaAATGTGATTAGTTTATGAACATAATGAACTTGGGGATATTGAAAACCCTCGATTTTCTATCACAAAGTACAAAACCCATGCAGCTAGTTGTGAAAATTGTTGAAGAATACAATTTAGTGCCAATGTCTGTTCTGATGCACTTATTCAATTATCAATCTTAAAGGGATCACAAATTATCTATGGCATGAAATTGATACTTTCCTTTATGAAAGTCCGGATTTCATAGTTTAAATTTATAACTGAGAATACATAGAAATGCATGAATATTGGAGGagcattttatttattgcaaaattgTTTGTAATTGATCCCCTTAAGATTATGTTAATTCATccttacttttgaaataaaactatttccatcttttgaaaattgttttaagtaCGTTGATTTCCATTTGTgaagtttttgtttcatttcctttttctctctttttttttctttttttttgtataacatGTCTGATTAACTTTTGTGATAGCATATTTTCAGTgcatttcatgttttaaaaattttagtgttcaaaaataaaactgttttagataaaaatctttttgtaTCTGTTAGTGAGATATGTTGAAACGGATTTGTTACTTGTAGATATAATTTTTTATGTCCAGTTTATAAATACAAAGTGGTTacttaaatcaaaaattattaaatttcataaaacacaAAGTATGTTTCAGTTCTTTCATTCACTAAAGGCATTAGCTCTGCCCTTTTATTCTGGTATTAGCTGTGTTATGGACTAATTGAAGGCTATTTTCCTTATCAAGCAGTGCAAGAAAGTTTTTTATGAATATAATACTTCTCTAACAAGATACTTTACCTTTAAAGGGTTAAATATCAACACAACAAAAATCAGCAAAATACTGTTTAATTATATTTAGCATAATATTAAATACATAGATTTTAATACACATTTGAAGTTGTAAAAGATCATGAAAAAAGTTCAGGTACATGTAAATATGTAATACAAAATAGGGAAAATGCATCAAAGCACCTAAAAAAACACACAGGAAACCTTTGTTATGCTGTACATATGCCATAAGCCACACATTTACAATGAAActgaagtaagttttaaaaatctatcaataatttatttaaataagatGTCTCTGATATTATTCTTGTAATAAACATGCccccatccaaaaaaaaaaaagagggaggagGGAGCCTCGTGATGTTATACAAATTTTGATCATCTACTATGTGGTCTAAAAGTTGATTAGTATTGCAGTGGAGTTTCAAAAATCCGAGGTAACTGGGGCTCACTTCACCTTGGATTACTGAAAACTATGATTATctggaaaaattttcacttttaaatttacacaacttaaaaaatataaggaggagcaccttttacttccttgcataagaaaaagtactaattgcctacaaaatattactaaaacttaaccataatttttcttttaattgcttttagacaaaatttaacttaatttttttctctatatcTGTACGCATATATGTGCAAAGCAACCAAAACATCATAATCAACCTCtcattgtatttgtattatttattgaaTGAAGTCAATAAGTTTTACAGCtgtaaatatttctattttcagattttaatgaaaatcaaatttttggctactaaaaaatataactgaaaataatGAAGCGCCTCGGATTAGGCGGAAGCTCGAactttcgagactctactgtacattaatttttcaacaagTTATTTTAGATTGATTTGGAAAAGGAAGGGATCTTAGTAGACCGATAGTGTTGTTTCTTTTTAGTACTATTctgtctgaattttaaactaaaataaaaaggaTTTATATATTTGAACTCAATAAAATGACTTGATAACATTAATCATGCCTCATCTTTCAaacataataaagaaaattacttGTTTTACTGTAATTGAAGTGATGTAAACAAAACCGATAAAAGAATGGATCAATAGGCACAAGAAAATTATGCATGACAGAGAATTTACGAAATAAGTTTGAGAACATTGCATGAGAACCATATCTAAATAagtatttatttcatgaaaaagaacCATATGCAATTTTTTATGGTAAATGAACAGACACAACATTAAGGAAGAATATGTTACACTAAAAGTTTGTGTTTTATAAGTACAGCAGAAGCTCATTGATTTGAAAAAGCGATATCATctttagaaaactttaaaaattgcactaaaaaaggaatctttacaaaattttaaaaacacaaaatgataaattataaacattttctAACATGTGACACCTTTTCTATGAAGAAAGTCTTTCTAGCACAACTTGTTATAGAATACACAGAAGAAATGCAAAATGTTTGGTTAAGAATTTTTTGATTTATCACGAAtgacaaattctgcagatttatGAGACCGGTATATTGCTACTATCAATGATTAAGCTATATAACATTTCATTTACTTAGTGGCTTCCAATCTGAGCGGCATGCGTCCCTAGGAAAGCATAGAATCGTTGTAAGGGTTCagttttaccaaaatttttgaaccaaaaaaaaaagtctaatcaTCAGAAAATAAGAATCGGCAAATTGTCTTCACTATGACATTTGGATTTGAACGCCTACCCTAAAAACAACTCTTTCCAAAGGCACCATGGTTTtgagaaaatggcattaaaaacAATACTACttattgcattaatattttgCTATTGTTGCacttgaaatgtttatttttcttactttgttcaatttattaaatgaagtaagataattaaattcataatacaatataataatgAAATATGTTTCAGTGTATGCACTGTATTTTGATAGTGACAACACGTACCAGAATAATTTTTCTCCCCAATGGAAGAATTACTAAAGAAACTTGGACTTTGGACTTTGAAGGCTTCTATAACATAAATATTCCTTTATGTAAGAGCTAAAAATCTATACATGAATAAATTTTAGCATATACAATTGACGAAATAcatgtttaaaggaaaatatgtatttttaatagaaCATTGCAAAATTAACCTCTTCAAATTGCAGCTATGCAACTGATTTTTCAAAAGATATAGCTTCATCAACTTTAAATGTTTTGATTTCTTTCAACACGTcttcaatttttatgttttgaaaatgatCATCATTTACTAAGATATTTTCGTTATTGAATTTCGCCGGACTACAAGTGGTTTGGGCACCTTTATCACCTGTTTTACTTCTCATTTTTTGGTGCTTTTCACCACTTTTATGTTGTTCAGCTTGCTGAAGGCTATTAAGATAGATATCACAAGCAAGACATTTAAATCCTGAACCAACTGGAACTATATCCGCAtctaaatcatttaaagaagtaTTAGACAAAACATTCAGTATAGAATTAAACTGGAAGTTTTCATGTTGTTCTAACTTACCTCCGTGTGTATCTGTATAAGGGTGATCTTTGAACTGCTGAAGTTCATTGAAAATAGAAGTTTTAGAAGAAATGTGGTCTCTTTCACCAGTTTTACTTCTcatttttatatgcttttcatAAGTCTTATAATGTTCAGCTTGCTGAGAGCTCTTAAGATGTGTACCACAACCAATACATTTAATGCCCACACTAGGGGGAAATAAACAATCATTTAACTCATTCAAAGTAGAACACAAAATACCATTTACTCTGCACGGCGGAATTTCATTGAAAGTAGTATGTGATGAAAAAGTGGTTTGGGCACAAGAATTGGCTGAGTTTTGACCTTTACCTCTTGTTTTGCTTCTTATTTTTTGGTGCTTTTCACCACTCTTGTGTTGTTCAGCTTGCTGAGGGCTGTTAAGATATATTTCACAAGCAAGACATTTAAAGCCCAAATTGAATGGAATCACACTCTCATCTAAGTTGCTTGAAGTATTAGAAAAAGAACCCTGTGCAGACTTGGCCTGAGAGTTTTCATTTTGTTCCTCTTTATCTTTGtgctttttagaatttaaatgttCTTTGTACTGTTGCAAACTATTAAGAACTTTGTCACAAGCTATACAGGTCCACATGTtgaaactgaaagaaaatttagtaattattgcaatgaagtttaaaaacaatttaagtaaaattatttaacagaAGAGCAAGTCTCTAGCTGTCATTGGGGTCAACCAGGCAATTTTTtggctcatattttttttttaaaaacatgtaaattcaatttaaattttataattcataaacttttattaaataaaaacttaatttcaacTATATAAATTAGTAAATTTCACAACATAAAACttaaagctaaataaaattaacCAAGCACTTGATCAGGGTTCAATGATACATTTATTcgaaaaatttgatatttttgatatttattttttgaactaaggTATCTGCAGTGTGAAAAAATAGGTATATGTATTaatcatattaatattattcattaaCTATTTGAAATAATCAAAAGTAATACACTGTATGGAAATGATATATTAAATTATCATTAATATACGGCAATAatatattctttcatttaatatacGGTAATAAAAGTATtagtaatgttgcaattttaacataGATTTAAAATGACcagttgaaaatgaaatagtcTAGACTCGATGCACACTGACtaatgcatttttcctttttctttctgaaTTGTCTAATTTTATAAAAGTAGCTTTGAATGAGACAATTAATTTAATGCATTCTTAAGTAActcaattgaaattaataaagatttttaatgtaatattattttaaaaatacatataaacattacaaaaattaCTGTACAAATTGGCAATTTTACAAATATAGgtggttttaaatcaattttttgtattttaattttgcctGATATTTGACGTATATGATACTGTGAGGTTTTTTTCCAAGGGCACATGTGTATATGTAATCAGTTTTACAGAGCACAAGAATATAATCATCAATGTCCAATATAAAAACAGTACCAGAAGaagaattatatttcatgtttaaATTGATAAATTATCAAACTGCACAaatcataaatacaatttaaagtatgtacgtttttacataaaatttaaatttttgtatagtgaaagaaatatttttttaagtcttgtattataataaaaatataagaaaaataatagtgaTTTGAGAatgcagttattattttaagacttcagtttgtgctaattgaaaatatcagatatatattgaaatatttgatattttcgaaaatatcgtgTTATTTTCGAACCTTGCACATGATAGAACTCTATACATTAGGTGAATGTAATCATTATCAGCGGAAATCGAGCCTCATACATATTCTTTCACATCATAGGCGAAGcctacttttgttatttttcaacaattttaattgtttattttatatttttgacttgTTTTTGCAATATATTAAGGAAACATGTAGCCACCTTTAATGTTTTCCCCCCAACTTAAATGAGAAACTCTGcatacaaagcatttaaaaaaacagtaaaggAAACTCTGcatttaaaaagacaaatttttaaactcGACTCTCTTTAGAAGCTATAAACTAGCAGTTACAAATTCCTCAATTTTTAAACCTGCATTCAAAAGTAAAGCTTACATGtgatggcaatttttttttccttttcagaatGATATATCCACTTAAGTGCTTTATCTCCTCCtgaaagtaattactttgaatgaaaatgttatctgtttcaAATTCTGCACAGTAAAACTTGTTTAAGTTGACCTATTGTGTAAgtagaccacctgtctaagttgaatGCTTTGTCAGGTACAGGATTAGTCCTACATCAAAATCAACcgctataagttgaccacttgtctaagttgactgctaaaATACTGCACCGCAAAGGGTCAACTACACATGTTTCACTTATTAACTAATATACATGctggaataaatatttttaaagaaactaacTCTGAATATAGGTATGCACTAATTAATTGGCACCAATTAGTAATCAGCCACTTTGCCAACATTAAATACTAGACACTGTTACTAATACACTATtggacaaattattttaattaaaattactttaactAAGTCTAGAACAAGAAACGATGtgctaaatgaatttattaacaataactttataacctatatatatatataaatggatgtcgGTAAATTTGTGGGTGCGTTACCTAAGacctcagaaactacccggcagatttggctgaaactttcaccatttgttcttttttggtactgggaaggtttatagaccagtttgaaaaaaatctgattgACAGTTCCTTTTTTAATCCAATTTAAGTCCTAATTTTCGCATAAATGGatgtgcacatattaaaattatgtgtccatcgaaagagctaatttttctgctgaagatgacatctgttagaaagttctaagttgtataaaaaacgtgTTATGAGCTCTTTcgttccatgttcgaaggtttTCATCAACCCAAtttattatttagtgtatcatctcaactctcagttgatagctagaattgttgtattgttgaatatttttgcatttcatcTGACTGtctgaggcttttctcaagtcaaatcttaaagtaacatttttccacaagattggctaataataaatggatttggctgattgttttccatttaaatgaaactttaatgtaattaatggttttgattattatttatgctgattgaacacttactcgttatccaatcaaccagccgaaatatcgccaaaattttttcaggaagatttcagtagctgatgcatttggcagttttttataactgtcgctgtttttgaagccaaagactatgtaataatATGTTTCGCAGCTTTCAccttgtaaacaaaatatcgccaatcaaagaatctttaaaaactatttttactacgtaaaataatccagcaactaaataaggcaaatccataaacagcacaaaaactttcattaatttttctttttgcacaatttcaaacaattgcgaaattttactacttattttggaaacatttcggatgacaCTGTTTAGCGCCactttatggtgaccaaaagtatttcaGAATCTGGCGATAATTTCTGTAACAAAAAACAGAAACATAccattttacaaagtaaggaaaggagGGGGAGCATCATCAAAGGTATCCCAAAATATTCCCACAAATTTGGTAAAATCACAcaaagagcccacaatgattgaaatttcccaaaataactaaagcaagtataaggggattacgggcacagcaattttttttaaagcacttcgtacatcaatagccatacagagaaggttttagactccatgttaaaaaaaaattattaaaaaataaatctttttaaacatgtgaagattaatttcatattttggaaattctttaaatttgtagatgcttaaatgtcgtgctttcatttctaaatcaatacttatttgttctttatacttattgctatttatgAGTTTATTTTATGAGtgaggaagaagctcgatttttaaccacgttaaaaaagtttgttttgtattctttcactcaaaacagaaaacaaatgcaagtaactattgtttctcataattattactgacccaggcaacgccgggtatttttgctagttgtgaATAAGAGTAAAACAGCAGGTTTTGAAATGGAATACATGCATGACTTTCTTGACACTTTACTGCATCTTTTAACCTGTTCCATAGCTGCCAACATATCAACTTTAAGAATCTTACAATGTATGCTGTGGGtgcatttgtacacttttttaacTAACACACATCAAACCGATAAAACTAAAAGCATCAtcttttcaaatctttacttggcagcagcacaaaaaaaaaaaaaaaactggattctCAAAAAAGAAACACAGGATCATAACAAGCAGTTAATTTCAAAAAGGCAGGCctgtacatttaaaaatttagggAACACAAGtgtgcacttttaaaatattgtctattatttttctgtaagaGATGCATCATTTAATATTAATCTCTAAATATATTCTTTTGGAAGAAACTAATAACTTGCTGTATTATCTTACGTTTTCTTTCGTAAATTAATGCAGTCAGCTGCTTTTGCTGAAACTACTTTAACTGGAACTTAAGCTTTCTGAAGTTGCTGACTtagcaacattcaaaaattttatttcaataacttattcaaaacAATAGTTTCTTAAAGttcttaatgattaaaatgttatccAGCAAACAGAGAACTGCACAGCTCTGTCCTTGCCGACACTACTGAACATTCTTTTGCACTCGGCATTGCTGTGAGGTATGGCTAGAATGGAAAGCATAGAAAAGGAGAACCTTTCATGCTTCAATAAACCATTGACATCAACTAATTTCTTCACAGCAgcctattttttttccatcttttctttttttagcacaACATCGGGCAAACCATTGATTTGTGCAGAGCAAAATTCACTTTGGAGCTTATCTTAAGCTCTTCATCGACagtttctattcttctgaagcaacataacaggatactcattaaaaaaaaagcaataccagGGATCTAAAACCTAATTATCTTACAATTATGTCATAAAATCTTACAAACTTAGAATATctccaaaaatcttacaatgtaagactaaatcttacaagttggcagctatgctgttcgcacc
Proteins encoded:
- the LOC129229562 gene encoding zinc finger protein 346-like isoform X1 produces the protein MWTCIACDKVLNSLQQYKEHLNSKKHKDKEEQNENSQAKSAQGSFSNTSSNLDESVIPFNLGFKCLACEIYLNSPQQAEQHKSGEKHQKIRSKTRGKGQNSANSCAQTTFSSHTTFNEIPPCRVNGILCSTLNELNDCLFPPSVGIKCIGCGTHLKSSQQAEHYKTYEKHIKMRSKTGERDHISSKTSIFNELQQFKDHPYTDTHGGKLEQHENFQFNSILNVLSNTSLNDLDADIVPVGSGFKCLACDIYLNSLQQAEQHKSGEKHQKMRSKTGDKGAQTTCSPAKFNNENILVNDDHFQNIKIEDVLKEIKTFKVDEAISFEKSVA
- the LOC129229562 gene encoding zinc finger protein 346-like isoform X2, yielding MWTCIACDKVLNSLQQYKEHLNSKKHKDKEEQNENSQAKSAQGSFSNTSSNLDESVIPFNLGFKCLACEIYLNSPQQAEQHKSGEKHQKIRSKTRGKGQNSANSCAQTTFSSHTTFNEIPPCRVNGILCSTLNELNDCLFPPSVGIKCIGCGTHLKSSQQAEHYKTYEKHIKMRSKTGERDHISSKTSIFNELQQFKDHPYTDTHGDADIVPVGSGFKCLACDIYLNSLQQAEQHKSGEKHQKMRSKTGDKGAQTTCSPAKFNNENILVNDDHFQNIKIEDVLKEIKTFKVDEAISFEKSVA